One window of the Ureibacillus sp. FSL W7-1570 genome contains the following:
- the smc gene encoding chromosome segregation protein SMC → MFLKRLEVVGFKSFADRIGIDFVPGVTAVVGPNGSGKSNVTDAIRWVLGEQSAKSLRGSKMEDVIFAGSASRKPLNFAEVTLILNNEDEKVGIPFSEISVTRRVYRSGESEYLLNNQHCRLKDITDLFMDSGLGKEAFSIISQGRVDEILNSKPDDRRIIFEEAAGILKYKLRKKKAEQKLLETDDNLNRVLDILHELDSRLEPLKIQSSTVKDYLRMTEELRELDISLIVHDLKQYHDELSAVMEDHDQLEREERKKASEIAELQIKVDNLRATIQHIDSSIDEMQEHLVEASAEVERWEGRKALVQEKRSNAEKQFQQLQQSLKEAEAEEKELANNEEENKKLFAMKKNEIQQLKAVIKQIDMSLNSSVSQLEQQIEEQKNLYIDLLNEEATAKNELKHIEQQLAQYEETEERINDRSEEMLKKLAQVSSEKNGIAEKLEKLKNKLGEVLEQYEQLQRQLKAATSSYDEKQQMLYKAYQHQQQLKSRKEAIEELESDYSGFAHGVKEILLARERGELSGIEGAVAELLKVEGKYSKAIETALGAATQHIVTKTEQDAQKAIGWLKAKKAGRATFLPKNVMKSRKLSPSQIGQALNHPAFIRLAHELVGFDEQNRNIAEYLLGNVLVAENLEGASQIAKLCGYKYRVVTLDGDIVNAGGSLTGGSMKQQNTLFTRKAELEQLKAHLAQMEQSISQAEKTLAREKESLTNLQGQAEMLKMQSEQYRQEEMELHSKYVELELEEKNLKTTVSLASSEKNTASSRREALLKQKSQVEERLLQLRRELQQVNGKVEQLSKAKAKSETEKDLLREESAKKRSELAVLQEQLNQLQIQTADIELKRSKLLQQIDTISREIEWIQNEQENELTEEEITKAIQEWIEKREQCSSTIQEKRRTRIDCQQQLAQLDEQLKELQRVHKGYLEQLRSMDVKKSRIEFEINRLNNLLEEQYEIDFEEAKNEAVEMEDVEHIRKKVKLLKLSIEELGPVNLTAIEEYERVLERHTFLTEQRNDLIEAQNTLNETIREMDEEMATRFKESFDKIQQQFREVFQELFGGGHADLILLDPDNLLETGIEIVAQPPGKKLQSLSLLSGGERALTAIALLFAILNSRPVPFVILDEVEAALDEVNVERYSRYLRKLSRDTQFIVITHRKGTMEGADVLYGITMQESGVSKLVSVKLEDEAVLVGQRSE, encoded by the coding sequence ATGTTCCTTAAACGGCTTGAAGTAGTAGGTTTCAAATCTTTCGCGGATCGAATCGGCATCGATTTTGTCCCGGGCGTGACGGCCGTTGTCGGTCCGAATGGAAGCGGAAAGAGCAATGTGACCGATGCGATCCGGTGGGTTTTGGGGGAACAATCGGCAAAAAGTTTGCGCGGCTCGAAGATGGAAGATGTGATTTTTGCCGGTAGCGCTTCCAGAAAACCTTTGAACTTTGCGGAGGTTACATTAATTTTAAACAATGAAGATGAAAAAGTCGGTATTCCATTTTCAGAAATCAGTGTAACTAGACGGGTGTACCGCTCAGGAGAAAGCGAATATTTGCTGAACAACCAGCACTGCCGCTTGAAAGACATTACGGATTTATTCATGGATTCCGGATTGGGGAAAGAAGCGTTTTCAATTATTTCCCAAGGCCGTGTGGATGAAATTTTAAACAGCAAACCGGACGACCGTCGAATCATTTTTGAAGAAGCGGCGGGTATTTTAAAATATAAACTGCGAAAGAAAAAGGCAGAACAAAAATTGTTGGAGACCGATGATAATTTAAATCGGGTACTGGACATATTACATGAACTGGATAGCCGCTTGGAACCATTAAAAATTCAAAGTTCCACTGTAAAAGATTATCTTCGCATGACGGAAGAATTGAGGGAATTGGACATTTCTCTCATTGTCCATGATTTGAAACAATATCATGACGAGTTGTCCGCTGTAATGGAAGACCATGATCAGCTGGAACGCGAGGAGCGGAAGAAGGCATCTGAAATTGCAGAACTGCAAATAAAAGTGGATAATCTCCGTGCAACCATTCAACACATTGATTCATCCATTGACGAAATGCAAGAACATTTGGTTGAAGCCAGTGCGGAAGTGGAACGCTGGGAAGGCCGAAAAGCCCTTGTGCAGGAAAAGCGTTCCAATGCGGAAAAGCAGTTCCAACAGTTGCAGCAATCGCTGAAAGAAGCGGAAGCGGAAGAGAAGGAACTGGCAAACAATGAGGAAGAAAACAAGAAATTGTTTGCAATGAAGAAAAATGAAATCCAACAATTGAAAGCCGTAATCAAACAAATCGATATGTCTCTCAACAGTTCGGTTTCCCAATTGGAACAACAAATAGAAGAGCAAAAAAATCTCTATATCGATTTGTTAAACGAAGAAGCGACGGCGAAGAATGAACTGAAACATATAGAACAACAACTGGCGCAATATGAAGAAACGGAAGAACGGATAAATGACCGCTCGGAAGAAATGTTGAAAAAGTTGGCGCAAGTGTCCAGCGAAAAAAACGGGATTGCGGAGAAGCTGGAAAAACTTAAAAATAAATTGGGCGAAGTATTGGAACAATATGAACAATTGCAACGTCAACTCAAAGCCGCCACTTCTTCTTATGACGAAAAACAACAAATGCTGTATAAAGCGTATCAGCATCAACAACAATTGAAGTCCAGAAAAGAAGCGATCGAAGAATTGGAATCGGACTATTCCGGCTTCGCTCATGGTGTGAAGGAGATATTGCTTGCAAGAGAGCGTGGAGAATTATCGGGAATTGAAGGCGCCGTTGCAGAACTGTTGAAAGTGGAAGGAAAATATTCCAAAGCGATTGAAACGGCTTTGGGGGCAGCCACCCAACATATCGTCACAAAAACGGAACAGGATGCCCAAAAAGCCATTGGTTGGTTAAAAGCGAAAAAAGCCGGCCGTGCCACTTTCCTCCCAAAAAACGTCATGAAATCCCGGAAGCTGTCCCCTTCCCAAATCGGGCAAGCGTTGAATCACCCGGCATTCATTAGACTCGCCCATGAATTAGTTGGATTTGATGAGCAAAACCGCAATATTGCGGAATACTTGCTCGGCAACGTTCTCGTTGCGGAAAACCTTGAAGGGGCAAGTCAGATTGCCAAATTATGCGGTTATAAATACCGGGTGGTGACGTTGGACGGAGATATCGTCAATGCCGGCGGTTCGCTGACAGGCGGTTCCATGAAGCAACAAAATACATTGTTTACTAGAAAAGCGGAATTGGAGCAGCTGAAGGCCCATTTAGCCCAAATGGAACAATCCATTTCCCAGGCGGAGAAAACACTTGCAAGAGAAAAAGAATCGTTGACAAACTTGCAAGGACAAGCGGAAATGTTAAAAATGCAATCCGAACAATACCGCCAAGAAGAGATGGAGTTGCATTCCAAATATGTTGAACTGGAATTGGAAGAGAAAAACTTAAAAACTACTGTTAGTTTAGCTTCTTCCGAAAAAAATACCGCTTCATCCAGAAGGGAAGCGTTATTGAAGCAAAAGAGCCAAGTTGAAGAACGCCTTCTCCAATTAAGACGGGAATTGCAGCAAGTGAACGGGAAAGTGGAGCAACTATCAAAGGCGAAAGCAAAAAGCGAAACGGAAAAGGATCTGCTCCGCGAAGAGTCGGCGAAAAAACGTTCAGAGCTTGCGGTATTGCAGGAACAATTGAATCAACTCCAGATTCAAACGGCGGACATTGAGTTGAAACGCTCAAAACTTCTACAACAAATCGACACTATTTCCCGAGAAATTGAATGGATTCAAAATGAGCAGGAAAACGAACTGACGGAAGAAGAAATAACAAAGGCGATTCAAGAATGGATCGAAAAACGGGAACAGTGTTCCTCAACGATTCAGGAAAAAAGGCGGACTCGCATTGACTGTCAGCAGCAACTTGCTCAATTGGATGAACAATTAAAAGAATTGCAAAGAGTTCACAAAGGCTATTTGGAACAATTGCGTTCGATGGATGTGAAGAAAAGCCGCATTGAATTTGAAATCAACCGGCTGAACAATCTTCTGGAAGAACAGTATGAGATTGATTTTGAAGAAGCAAAAAATGAAGCGGTTGAAATGGAAGATGTGGAACACATCCGAAAAAAAGTGAAACTGTTGAAACTCTCCATTGAAGAATTGGGTCCGGTCAATTTAACCGCGATTGAAGAATATGAGCGGGTATTGGAACGGCATACCTTTTTAACGGAACAACGGAATGATTTAATTGAGGCGCAAAACACTCTCAATGAAACGATCCGGGAAATGGATGAAGAAATGGCGACCCGCTTTAAAGAGTCCTTTGATAAGATTCAGCAACAATTCCGGGAAGTGTTCCAGGAATTGTTTGGCGGAGGCCATGCCGATTTGATTTTATTGGACCCTGACAACTTATTGGAAACAGGAATAGAAATTGTCGCCCAACCGCCAGGAAAAAAACTGCAGAGCCTGAGCTTGCTTTCCGGTGGGGAACGGGCTTTGACGGCAATCGCCCTGCTATTTGCCATTTTGAATTCCCGGCCGGTTCCATTTGTCATCTTGGACGAGGTGGAAGCGGCGCTGGACGAAGTAAACGTTGAGCGATATAGCCGATATTTAAGAAAATTGAGCCGGGACACGCAATTTATCGTCATCACCCATCGAAAAGGAACGATGGAAGGAGCCGATGTGTTGTATGGGATTACGATGCAGGAATCCGGCGTGTCAAAACTGGTTTCGGTGAAATTGGAAGATGAAGCAGTACTTGTTGGACAAAGGAGCGAATAA
- the ftsY gene encoding signal recognition particle-docking protein FtsY, producing the protein MSFFKRLKEKLSGKTEEQIQQETVEESTEQNEVEDAGQVIEEEPAGTEKETALEETQQDEEIAGEEKEETVEAEEEKKPSAWSITQKFKMGLAKTRDTFTSKVNDLIARYRKVDEEFFEELEEILLQADVGFETVMELMDELRFEVQRKNIKDTDGIYEIICEKLVEIYEQGEEGISELNLQPDGELTVILFVGVNGVGKTTTIGKLAHRLKKQGKTVMLAAGDTFRAGAIEQLQIWGDRVGCEVIKQSEGSDPAAVIYDAINAAKKRGVDVLICDTAGRLQNKVNLMKELEKIHRVISREIPNAPHEVLLALDATTGQNALIQAQTFKEATNVTGIVLTKLDGTAKGGIVLAIRNKLNIPVKFVGLGEKIDDLQPFDAERYVYGLFADSLDKELNKAE; encoded by the coding sequence ATGAGCTTTTTTAAACGATTAAAGGAAAAACTAAGCGGTAAAACGGAAGAACAAATACAGCAAGAAACGGTTGAGGAATCAACTGAACAAAATGAGGTTGAAGATGCAGGGCAAGTTATAGAAGAAGAACCGGCCGGCACAGAAAAAGAAACTGCCCTTGAGGAAACTCAACAGGATGAAGAAATAGCCGGGGAAGAAAAAGAAGAAACGGTGGAGGCGGAAGAAGAAAAGAAACCATCCGCTTGGTCCATTACGCAAAAATTCAAAATGGGTCTTGCAAAAACCCGTGACACGTTCACTTCCAAAGTGAACGATTTAATCGCCCGCTATCGGAAAGTGGATGAAGAGTTTTTTGAAGAGCTGGAAGAAATATTGCTGCAAGCGGATGTCGGATTTGAAACAGTCATGGAGTTGATGGATGAACTTCGCTTTGAAGTGCAGCGCAAAAATATAAAAGATACGGATGGCATTTATGAAATTATTTGCGAAAAATTGGTGGAAATCTATGAACAAGGCGAGGAAGGCATTTCTGAACTGAACTTGCAGCCGGATGGCGAGCTGACGGTCATCTTATTTGTAGGGGTAAATGGTGTTGGGAAAACGACAACAATCGGGAAGCTTGCCCACCGTTTGAAAAAACAAGGGAAAACCGTCATGCTGGCGGCAGGCGATACGTTCCGTGCCGGCGCCATTGAGCAGCTTCAAATTTGGGGAGACCGGGTAGGATGTGAAGTGATCAAACAATCTGAAGGGTCCGACCCTGCTGCGGTCATCTATGATGCCATCAATGCGGCGAAAAAACGCGGTGTAGATGTTTTGATTTGCGATACGGCGGGACGTTTGCAAAATAAAGTGAATTTGATGAAGGAACTGGAAAAAATCCATCGCGTCATTTCCCGTGAAATTCCCAATGCCCCGCATGAAGTGCTTCTTGCCCTTGATGCGACGACCGGCCAAAATGCCTTGATCCAGGCCCAAACTTTCAAAGAAGCAACAAATGTGACGGGAATTGTATTGACAAAACTGGACGGTACAGCAAAAGGCGGTATCGTGTTGGCCATCCGAAACAAACTCAATATTCCGGTGAAATTTGTTGGTTTGGGCGAAAAAATCGACGACTTGCAGCCATTTGATGCGGAACGCTATGTATATGGACTGTTTGCCGATTCATTGGATAAAGAATTGAATAAAGCGGAATAA